From candidate division KSB1 bacterium:
CATAGAAAGATAGGTTGGCGCGTGCTCAAAAACCGTAGATTGTAAAGCCGCCGTCTACGGCCAGGCACTGTCCGGTTATATAAGAAGCGGCAGGCATACAGAGAAAGACGATAGGGGCGGCAACTTCTTCCGGCTCTGCGATTCGGCGCATCGGTGTCCTGTCCAGGATTTCTTTCAGGTATTTTTCATCTTTCAACAAACCTTCAACCAAAGGGGTTTTTGTATACCATGGGGCAACCGCATTGACGCGGATGTTGTCCGGCGCCCATTCCACCGCCAGGTTGCGCGTCAGCTGCAATAGCGCCGCCTTGCTCATGGCATAAGGCGCGCCCGTGCGCAAAGAGGTCAATCCCGCGACGGACAAGACATTGACGACTGCCGCCGCGCCGCTTTTCTTAAGCAGCGGATAAGCCAACCGGCACATTTCAAAGGCGGAATGCAGATTGGTCGACAGCACTTTGTCATACTCATCGTCGGTGTATTCGATCACCTTTTTGCGGATATTGGTGCCGACATTGTTGACAAGGATGTCGAGTCGATCCCATATCGCCCCCAGAGCTTCGATAAGGGCATGCCGGTCGGCTTTGTTGGTCAAATCTCCGGCTTCGCCGTAGGCGCTGAATCCTTTTCTCTGCCACTGCTCCAGACGTTGACCGAGCAATTCACGATCCCGAGCAATGATAAAAACCTCTCCCCCAAGCCCGAGAATCTCTTCGACGACGGCATAGCCGATTCCGCGCGTTCCGCCGGTGACAAGGGCTTTGCGCCCCTCTAACGACCATTTTTCGGACGACCGGATTGTCATTCGTTATTTACTGAAAATCAAACTCGAATTCGGGGCGGCCGAACGCATTTCGCCAACCTAATTCCAGCGAATTGCCCTTGGGCATCCAATGCAGAATGATCGAATTCCAAAAACGATGTAAGTCGATAGGTGAGGTAACGGCAAATCCGCCCTCGCCAAGATTGATGTCATCGTGCTTACGGCCGTTCACATAGACGAGTATCCTTCCGCCGCCGCGAAGCGATAGAAATGTCGGCTGCAATGCCGAATCTTTTGCATCGGCGTCCTCTTTTCTGACGCGCGGCCGGCCGGGATCGATTTGGAAATAAATGAGGACATCGCGGTAGGCGTCGTCCAACTTGAGCCGACCTTTTTCCACCGGTACTTCAGCCCAAATAAACGCCGAACTCAAACCATCGTTCGGCAGACGATACTCAGCAGGCCATCGATATTTGAAAACATTTTTCAACAATGATGAGTCCGGGTTGAAAAGACAATGCAGCCGCTGCGGACGACCTTCGCTCATTTTGGCGCCGATCAAGGTCATTTCGCCTTCGAAAATCGACTTATTGAAACGAACGCCGAGATTAGAAAGCAGATAGGTCCAAAACCGATGGGAATGATGATACCCAACAATAAATGGAACCTGACAGAGCAGGAATTCTCCTTTACCGACATTTATTCTCATGAGTCCGGCAGCGTGTTTGCGGGGGCCGTTCCATAAAAGATGGGTCATAACCGGCATTCTCGACTGCTCATGATTAGCGCCCAGAGTGAAAAACTCGCGCCAGGCCGAGGCATATTCGTTTACCAAAAGCTCATCGGCACCCGTACAGCGCAGCAGCCTGTTGGTCATCGGCATGTTCCGCAAAGTAGAAGAAGAATATTGCCCGCGATCGAGCCAATAGGTTTCCTGATGACTGATGCCCTCGAGGAGCATGTCATCTCCCCAGCGGACCAAATTGTAGACCGTGTCTATTTCCACCAGCTGAAGATCGATGTCAAGAACCTTGCGAAGAGTAGCGGCGCATGCAGGATCGACATCAGAAACGAGAACGGTTGCCCCCTTCAAGGCTGCTTTTTTCAATTGTCGGCAAATTTGCGAATCAGCTGCCGTCTTGCCCGAGAGCAAAAAGATGTCCGCCGAGAGGGTGTCTGCTGTAATGACTCCCAATTTTTCCGCCAATGGCAGTTCTCCTACAACGGTGCATCGATGTTCCTCGCGCGGACTGTAATCAGCCAAATAGCGCAGCATGGCGTAGAGCAGCTTGAGCGCCGCAGGATGTTCATCCAGCTTGTCCGTTACCCGCAACTGACAGGCGAGCAAAACGCCGTTGCCGAGGCGCGTCTCAAAGAGCGGCGTCCAGAATAAACCGCCGCCGCCGAAATCGCCGTAGGCTGAATGGAGGAACACCGTCACTTCGCCGATTTCAGGTTTTCGGTAAGGCTTGACCACCACCCAGGAATCGGAATCGCGCTTACCGTAGGGATCATCGCCCCAATAGGCGAAATCATCCGCTTCCATTTCGGCCAACAGGTTGCTCCATCCGCCGCGCATATGCGCCCGTTCCGTGGGCCGATTTTCCAACGGCACTTGCGGAAAGAGCGAATGCGACTGTTCCAAAAGGATGACCCTGCCTCCGCGTTGAAGAAAAGCAGCCACATCGAGATGATCGGTGCTGTTCGGACGCACGGCATCTTTTTCGATCAGCAAAATGCGCGTCAATTTCGGATCGGCTTCAGCAAGAGACTTGAGCCGCACCGCCGCCAGTTGATGACGGCGAATAAAGCCGTTCATGGAGCCGTCGCCGTATACCGCGATCATCGGCAGATCAATTTCGGCCGTCTTGGAACTTTGCGGCATGACGCTGATTTTTCTTTGGCAGGAATCGAATACGCGCGCCTTGTTGTAAAATCGTGAATCGATGGTAATCGTTTGCAGTGATATGACTGCCGGTGGGGGTATTTCCAGCTCGAACTTTTTGGTATAGCCGTTATCGAGAGTCAGAGGCCAGGAGCGTTTCCAATAACTCTTGCCGCGCAGAGAGGCGGTTACTTCAAATGTCCCGGTAACCGGCCCGCCGGTATCATTAATCAATGTGACCGTATGCCGGATCATCTGGTCGCTGTAGACTTGGGTACGTTTTTCCCGCACGACCAGTGCAAATGGTCGAAATGCATGCCGCATAATTTCGAAACTCGGTCCGGGTTCGTAGCCGAGCGCATCAGCGTTCCACCAGGCGAATTCGCTGCCGTACGGGGCGCTGCGCAGCGGTTTGAGCCCCGGCGCCGTCAAATCCGGCCAATAAAAGCGCCGCTCTTTTTCCCATGGCCGCCAATTATCCAATCCGGAAAGATTCCATGGGAAAAAGCAGGCGACCTCGTTGGCGCGCGCTTGTTCGGCGAGATCGGCGCATTCCAGGGCAACGGCTTTGTGACACTCTTCAAAAGACGAAAAGACCGTGTCGTCACCCCAAATCAGGTTGTCGATCGGCTGACCATAATGCCACTTGCCGACCTCGCCGACGTGCAACGGTTTGGAGCGATCCCACCAGTCCTCGCCGGTGCATTCGACGCCGTAATGGCGGGAAATCAGTAACTGCTCGCTTTCATCCCACAGCGAGCTGTCGCCGTCGTGATAGGCGATGCGCGTCGGATCGAGTTCATGATAAAGACGGCGCAGCCGCGGCATATTCTGAATGACCAGAGTCCGATTCCAACTCCATCGCACCTCATTGCCGACGCTCCATAAAATCACCGAGGGATGGTTCTTGTCGCGCGCAATGATTTCACGAACATGCTGCTCCGCATTCTTCCAAAGTTCCTCTTTGTCCAATGCCTGAGTGTGGGTAAAGAACCAGGCCGATTCGACGCATACCAAAATTCCCATCTCATCCGCCAGATCAAGCCAAAGGGAGGGATGCGGAAAGGTATGGGTGCGGATATAGTTCATGTTGCACGCCTTCAGCATCCGAAACCACTGACGAACATACTCAGGCCGAAAGCTGTCAAAGCTGCTTTTATGCCCCCACTCGCCGAAAAGGTGGATCGGGGAACCGTTCAGCATTATATGCCGGCCTTCGATCCACACCTCGCGGAAGCCGAAACGATCGATTCGTTCGTCCAGCGGTTGGTCGCGTTCCTGCAGACGACTGACGAGATGGTACAAATAGGGTGACTGCGGCGACCAAGGTCTATAAGATGACCACGATTGCACCACGACAATCTGACGTCGTTCACCCGGTTCGAGCTTGAGCGGTTCGGCGCCGAAACCCAGACAATCTCTATCCTTTTCTCTGACAATAAAAGCCGGTGTCACGGTGCGCGGTCGTTTAGAAGCATTTACGACCGTCAGAAGGACGGTCAGTTCATTGCGTCGAACCGAAGTTCGGATGGTGACGTCATCGATGTAACAGTCCGGCCGCCGTAAAAGAATGACGTCCTGCCAAATACCTGCCTGATGTTCCATTTGATCCGCGCCGGTAGGCGTAAAAGTCCTCTCGTTCTCATCTCGGCGATAGTCGGTGCAGTAGACATGCAGGACGTTTTCGCCGGTTTGAAGCAGTTCGGTGACGTCGTACTCTTTGGGAAGAATGCCGTTGAGGCTGATTCCGGCGGTCATGCCGTTAACGAACACCCAGGACTCGCGCAGAACCCCGCCGAAACGAAGAAAATAGCGGCTGTCTCTGCGAACATCATTGAGAAAAAACGTCCGTCGGTACCAGGCATTTTGGGTGCGGTTCCACTCTTCAGGGTAACCGTAACTATCGAAAAGCCGCCATTCAGCCCAGAAACACTGCGCCGGATTATCATCTCCAGGGTTTTTGTAACCCCGCGTCCATGAACCGGGAACCAGAATCGCTTCTTCCAGCCAGCCGTCCTGCGGAAGCGCCGTCGGACGATGCCAACCCAGACGTTTTTCGTCCAATACCGGATAGAAATCCCATAGTCCGTTAAGAGAAACCTCGGCCCGCAGACAGAAAGCATTAATAGTGTTGACATCTTTGCGTATGCGAATTTCCTGCGAGAAAAGCAGCGTCGGTAGTATCAATAACGCCGGATAAAATCGTCTCATGACCGCACCCTATTTGAAGAGGAGCGAAGAATTTCGTTCAAATATACGAGTTTTCGCTTCCCTTTGCAAAAGGTTGAAAAGTAAAAAAGTGAAACATCTGCCGCTTCAACAAGGCCTATCGTGCCCCTTGTTTTGTTAACGGTTCGTCTCTGCCTTAATATTTAGTCTCCTTCGATCGGAAAATCTTTTCACAAAAGGGTAAAACCAATCAGCAGATCGGCGAATTGATGCGGCATGGCGGGAAGAAAGACATAATGAAAGCGGCTTTTGATCGAAAACTGCAGCGTTTCGGAAACAAGAAAATTGAACGAAATGCCGGCAAAAGCCCCTACGGCCGAGGCGAGACTCTCGCTGACGGCTCTGACTTCGGTTCCCCAATATTCGACATATACCTGAGTGTTCGACATGGAGTAGAGCCCCAGTCCCATTTCATACCCGACACGGTAACGATACAGCAAATAGTCTTCAAATCCCTTAAAGGAAAGAAGCATGTTCCCGATGCCGATTGCCGTGCCTTGAATAGAAGAGCCTGCAGCTGAAATGCCTTTTGCGCGGGAGAATCGTACAATATCCATAGGCAGCCGCGAGTATCCGAAGGAAAGCCCCAATACCATGTCATTGCGCAATAAAAGGTCACCTTCGAGGTAAAAAGAAACGCCTCTGTTCCAAAATTCGCTGAAATCGAACGGCGCCAGGGGCTCAATACCGCCGCCGTATACCGAAAGTCCCCATAAAACGACGGGAGGAACCTCGGTTTTCCCACCTCTCACCTCCTGAGCCTTTACAGAATAAAAGGCGAAAAATATGCCTGATAAAAGCGCAAGTTTATGCATTATCTTGACGGTCATTCAACATCTCGATTCATGTTTTCAGCAGGAATCGTTGCCCTTTATGATCGATCCTGCTGTAGAGTGAAAGCCATACCTTCTCATGCTCCGTTGTTTTCCTTTTTCCTTATAGACAGCTCATTACATGTGGGAAATTAGTAAAAATAGCGCAAGAATCCAGAAATATTTACGGCATTGAAATCTTGACGGATAATGTGTAATTTGCCGAGACAAAAGAAGGATTCCGGAAAGTGTATCGGTTTAGTCGACAGGCGATGGGGACGATCATCGATCTCTATTTTGCCGATATTGATCAATCATACGCCGCTTCTGCAGCCGAGGAGGTTTTTCGCCTCATTGAACGGTTGGAACAGCTTTTAAGTCGATTCATCCCGACCAGCGATATCAGCCGAATCAACGCGCTGCCGATCGGCGGCTCGACGGTCGTGAGCCTGGAGACCTTTGAGTGCCTCAAGCAGTGCCGCGAGATCTATTACCGTTCCGGCGGCGTCTTTGACGTGACCATCGGCGCCTTGTATCGCATCTGGCTGAACGAGGACAAATCTTTGCGCAATCCTTCGGCGCGGGATATCGAAGAAGCAAAGCGCCGTGTCGGTTTTCAGCATCTGGTTTTGAACGAAGCTGATTTCAGCGTCACTATGGCCGGGGGACCGGTTGTCCTCGATTTGGGCGGCTTCGGCAAAGGTTATGCGCTCGATCTGGCTGCAGAGCTGCTGCAGGAGTGGGAGATTCCGTGCTACATGCTGAATGCCGGACAAAGTTCGTTGAGATTCGGCGATCCCCCTGCCGGCGAGCCGTGGCGGGTGACGCTGAGCGATCCTTTTAACGGCTATAGACCGTTTCGCGAACTCAGGCCTTATCGGATCGCGATTTCAGGGTCCGGGCTGCAGAAAGGCCGTCACATCATCGACCCGCGCTTTGCCAGGCCGGTCGAAAACCGTCGCGCTGCCTGGTCGTATCACCCTTCAGCCGCTTACGCCGACGGCTGGTCGACGGCTTTCATGATGCTCAATCTGCGCGAAATCCGCGCCGCCTGCCGCGAGAACAGCGGCCTCGGCGCGACGATTCTGTTCAGCGGTTATGAACCGCTTGAGGAACGTCTGTTCGATTTCGGCGAATTTTGGATCGAAGGGTAGACAGCCGGTCATGCTTACGCAACAGACGCTTCATATTGTTCATAGGTCACCCAAAAGATATGGGGTAAACGGAAAACTGTCGGCGGCTGCTCATAGAAAATATTTTCACCCAATTCCGCCGCTTCTGCTTCTGATTTACCTCAGACCGGCCATGATTCCGAACCATGTCGAAGCGCAGACTCTTTTCGGCATCGTCATTGATGCCGGTACCGGTCGGCCGCTGCCGCTTGTTCAGGTCTATCTTGCCGGAACCACACTCGGCGACGTAAGCGACAGCCTCGGAATGTACAAAATTGAAAACATTCCTCCCGGTCACTATACGCTCGTCGCCTCGCATATTGGCTATCAGCCGGTTCAACAGCATGTACGGATTCTCCAAAACCTCGAACAAACGCTGTTTCTTCAGCCGCGCGTCATTGACCTGCCGGAAGTCCAAATTGAGGGTCTGCGCGACCCCGAATGGCGCGAGCGGCTCCGTGAATTCGAGTCTGCTTTTTTGGGGGCTGCGGGACGTGAACACTGCCGGCTCCTGAATCCTCAAGTCCTGCGCTTGGAGCGCCGCGGCGACCGGCTTTTTGCCTATACAAACCAACCTTTGGAAATCGAAAACGCTTTTCTCGGTTATCGCGTCTCGGTCATCATCAAGTCGTTTGAGCATTACGGCGACCGTACCGCCTATCAAGTTTTACCCTTTTTCCAGGCTTTAAAAACTGATCAAAAAAGCCGAGAAACCTTTTGGCAGGAGAATCGACGCCGCGCCTATTACGGCTCATACCGACATTTTTTTCATGCCCTATTTTCCGACGCACTCGAAGCGGCCGGATTCGTTGTCGAACGGGTGGACGACCGTAGGCCGTTCAGTACCCCTTTGGAACGAATTTCATCTGCAGCTGCGAAAGGAAAGATCTACTCGGATACCGAATACCTCTTGTTTAAGAAAATTCATTTCCGAGATTATCTTCGCATTCGTCCCTTAAATAATTATGCCCAAACCTCCTACCTTGAGCTGCCGGTTGACACGTTGATCGTCGACTGGCAAGGAAACAGCTTGAGCGAGCCGGAAATTATACGGTCGGGATTTTGGGGCGAACAACGCTTTGCTGAAGAGCTGCCGTGGGATTATCTTCCCTGACTTTGTCGAAAGGGAGTCGACCGCAGCGCACGTCTGATGCGATAGAGTTCGCCAAGCACGCGAAAAGGCATTTTAGCGAGTTTGAGACGACTGTCAGGATCGGCTGTCCATTCGACCGGAAACTCGAGAATACGATAGCCTTTGCGCACGGCGCGCAGAATGATTTCGACGTCGAACTGGAAACCGTCGATGATCGACAGCGCATAGAGTTCCCGCGCCGCGTCGCCCAGATAGACTTTGAAACCGCATTGAGTGTCGGTCAAATGGCAGGGCACCTTCATGGTCACTTTGAGGAAACGGAGAAAGGCCTTTGAGATCAAGCGACGGATTTTGAGATGCGGACGGACGATGATGCTGTTCGGCAGGCGTCGAGAGCCGTGCGCCAACTCGCAGGCGCCGGCCTTTATCAGCGATAACCCGCGCAAGGCGTCTTCATACGGAATACAGAGACCGCTGTCGGCAAACATGACCCAGCGGCCCTGAGAGTGAAGCATACCGGTGCGGACCGCAAATCCCTTGCCTCGGTTCGGATGGTAGTGCAAAATGGTCAAACGGACGTTCGGCGGCAGTCCCTCCACGCGCGCTCTTTCGGCGCCGTCGTCGGTGCTGCCGTCGTCGACAACAATAATTTCTCCGGAAGAAAAATGTCGGCCTAGGAACTCCGCCGCCGCCCGCACGTCCGCGGCAATCTTGGTGCTTTCGTTATAGATGGGAATAACAATGCTGAAATCCACGACCGACCTCTGTTGTGACGGTGCAACATAAAAGTTTCACCGCAACAAAGCAAGAGAATGAAGGTAAAAATAAGTCACCGACGATCGGTAAGCGATTGTGTTTGATATTATAGGAAAAAGATAATAAATTGTTGTCGTTAAATATTATCACTGTTCTGCAAAGTTTGCGGCAGCAGAAAAACGATACTTCAACAAACAATCGGCGACATTTGCGACTGTAAAACAGAATTTTTGCGAACAGCCAATCCGTTACGTCAGCATCAAGAGTTTTCTTATTGAGTTATAGATTGTTAAGGAGCGGTCTGCTTCGGATTTAGAGACACAATTTGACTACAAACCAAGCGAAAATGAGGACTTGCCGCTGATCGTTGCCGCCGAAAACAGCCAAGCTCGTTCGATCGCGGTTGAAAGACGGCATGATGCTTCGGGTGCTTATAGCTTTTCATTATGACGAATTAAAGGTTCAGGTACTTCAACAAGGGATTTATCTTACAGTTGCAGTCTTGATCGTTGTTCCATGCCGCGCTCAATTTAGCCTGTAGAGTCAGCACGTGCAAATGGGGCGGTTGGGTGTTTGAGGAAAATATTCACAATTAAGGCGGGGAACTTTTGCTGACATCAAACAGGAGGAATCCATGAAGCTTTTCCTTCTCTCGGTAATTTGCTTCACCCTCGCTGCGCCGTTCGCCCATGGTCTTGATTATCAAGTTTCGTGGATCGGCAACACTTTTTCCGGAAAATCAAAGTGGGTTCAGGAAGACATTGCCGATATTTTTGTAACCGCCGACGGGCGCGTGTTTACCAATGTCTTTTGGGATGAAAACGGCGGCGAAGTCACCGAGTTTAAAAACGGAGATTTCATTCGCACAGCTCAAAACACGCACGGCTGGGGATATCATGGCGGAGATGCGATTACGGCCAATTCGAGGTACGTCTATTTCGGCTATTTCATTGAAAATGAAGGCGGCGGGCTGGTTGATCCGGTGAAATGGCCGCCCAAAGGCTATGATTGGTATGCTGTCGAGCGTCGATTCAAGTCAAACATCCAGCAGCCTGCTTTGTTCGAAGGCGGAAAAGGCGGTAAAAGCAAGGGCAGCTATTTATTGATTCACGAACTTCCCAATAACACAAAAGGCGCTCATATTTCCGGCCTGGCGGCGGATGATGCCCTGCTTTTCGTCAGCTGTCCTTACGATAACAAGATACGGGTATTTGACGCCCAGACTATGAAGCCGGTGGGCGAATGGTCGGTAGAGCGACCGGGAAAATTGGCGCTCGACGGCGAAGGCATGTTGTGGGCCGTCAGCGGCCATACCATCCGGCGCTTCAGCCGCGAAGGGGAAGCCTTACCGCAACAGATCGTCTTTGACCCGAAAGTCATGCCCTCCGACATAGCCGTAGATAAACAGAATCGACTGTTCGCATGCGATCAAGATCTGACTCATCAAATACACATCTTTGAAAACATCACGACCACGCCGACTTTCAGCAGGACTTTCGGCACGTTATACGGCGTTCTCGCCGGTCCGATCGTCGGGGAATTCGGTGATTTGCGCTTCAACCATCC
This genomic window contains:
- a CDS encoding carboxypeptidase-like regulatory domain-containing protein, yielding MLTQQTLHIVHRSPKRYGVNGKLSAAAHRKYFHPIPPLLLLIYLRPAMIPNHVEAQTLFGIVIDAGTGRPLPLVQVYLAGTTLGDVSDSLGMYKIENIPPGHYTLVASHIGYQPVQQHVRILQNLEQTLFLQPRVIDLPEVQIEGLRDPEWRERLREFESAFLGAAGREHCRLLNPQVLRLERRGDRLFAYTNQPLEIENAFLGYRVSVIIKSFEHYGDRTAYQVLPFFQALKTDQKSRETFWQENRRRAYYGSYRHFFHALFSDALEAAGFVVERVDDRRPFSTPLERISSAAAKGKIYSDTEYLLFKKIHFRDYLRIRPLNNYAQTSYLELPVDTLIVDWQGNSLSEPEIIRSGFWGEQRFAEELPWDYLP
- a CDS encoding glycosyltransferase, coding for MDFSIVIPIYNESTKIAADVRAAAEFLGRHFSSGEIIVVDDGSTDDGAERARVEGLPPNVRLTILHYHPNRGKGFAVRTGMLHSQGRWVMFADSGLCIPYEDALRGLSLIKAGACELAHGSRRLPNSIIVRPHLKIRRLISKAFLRFLKVTMKVPCHLTDTQCGFKVYLGDAARELYALSIIDGFQFDVEIILRAVRKGYRILEFPVEWTADPDSRLKLAKMPFRVLGELYRIRRALRSTPFRQSQGR
- a CDS encoding SDR family oxidoreductase is translated as MTIRSSEKWSLEGRKALVTGGTRGIGYAVVEEILGLGGEVFIIARDRELLGQRLEQWQRKGFSAYGEAGDLTNKADRHALIEALGAIWDRLDILVNNVGTNIRKKVIEYTDDEYDKVLSTNLHSAFEMCRLAYPLLKKSGAAAVVNVLSVAGLTSLRTGAPYAMSKAALLQLTRNLAVEWAPDNIRVNAVAPWYTKTPLVEGLLKDEKYLKEILDRTPMRRIAEPEEVAAPIVFLCMPAASYITGQCLAVDGGFTIYGF
- a CDS encoding FAD:protein FMN transferase, whose translation is MYRFSRQAMGTIIDLYFADIDQSYAASAAEEVFRLIERLEQLLSRFIPTSDISRINALPIGGSTVVSLETFECLKQCREIYYRSGGVFDVTIGALYRIWLNEDKSLRNPSARDIEEAKRRVGFQHLVLNEADFSVTMAGGPVVLDLGGFGKGYALDLAAELLQEWEIPCYMLNAGQSSLRFGDPPAGEPWRVTLSDPFNGYRPFRELRPYRIAISGSGLQKGRHIIDPRFARPVENRRAAWSYHPSAAYADGWSTAFMMLNLREIRAACRENSGLGATILFSGYEPLEERLFDFGEFWIEG